Below is a window of Jatrophihabitans sp. DNA.
ACATCATTGTCATGTCATGCTCCTTTGAGATGCTCCTGCTGAATGAAGCGGCCTATCGGCTGACGACACGTGATCGCGGTCAGAGAGGCAGCACGGGCCACCGCAGTAAGGTCGACCCCCAGGACAGCCCGCCTCCGAAAGCGGTGAGCAGGACCCGATCTCCGGCTTTCAGCACACCTGTCGAGTGCGCCTGGTCCAGCGCGAGCGGGACGGACGCGGCGGCGGTGTTGCCGACCTCGGCGATGTTGCTGAAGACGTGCCCACGAGAGATGGTGAGCACATCGGCGAGGCTGTGCTGGATACGAAGGTTGGCCTGATGGCTGAAGAGCCAGTCGACGTCGTCGCTGCTCCATCCGGCCTGAGCCAGGACGGCCTTCGTCGACTCGGCCATGCGTTGCACTGCTCGCCAGAAGACTTCTTTGCCTTCCATGTAGAAGTACTGATCTCGCGGCTCCGCGGGGACACCGGAGAGCCGCTGTCGCGAGCCGGGGGCGCGAACGGTGATCATGTGGCTTCCTTCACCGTCGCTGCCGAGGTCGAAGGGGCCCAGGGCGCCTGGTTCCTCGGCGTCACCGGCCCGCAGCACCACCGCTCCCGCGCCGTCACCGAAGATCACCGAAGTCGTGCGGTCCTGAAAGTCAAGGACGCTCGAGTAGGTGTCTGCGCCGATGACCAGCACTCGGTCCGCCGCGCCGATCGCGATCATTCCGGCTGCCGAGGCCAGAGCGTAGACAAAGCCACTGCAGACCGCGGCGAGATCATAAGCGCCGACCCCGGTGAGCCCGAGCTTGGTCGCGATCAGCGGCGCGGTCGCCGGCGAGGGGTGATCGGGAGTGGCGGTCGCCAGCACCACGGAATCGACCGAGGAGTCCCCGGATGACTTCAGCGCCCGCGCGCCGGCCTCCACCGCAAGGTCAGAGGTCGCCATGCCGGTGGTGGCGAAGTACCGCTGGGTGATGCCGGTGCGCGAGCGGATCCACTCGTCTGAACTGCCGACGCGGGCAGCCAGTTCTTCGTTACTGACAAGATTCGGCGGTAGATAGCTTCCTACCCCACATACGACAGCTGCCCGGCTCACCCCGCGACGCCGTTATAGCCAGAGGCCAGTGGATCTCTCACCACGAGCGACTGCTCGACGATCTGTCTGCCAACCGGGACCACGGCAAGAATATCGATGTGCATGATGCTCCTGAATCCGATCAAGTGGCCGGTCCTGAGTTCATAACGCCACCAGATTGTCCTTTATAAATAGATTAACAGAGTGTGCGAGTGTAGCCAATGGGTTTTGAGCACCCAGTGTGATCGGCCGATTGCGCTGAGCAGACAAAATTGACTAATTCGTACACAGCTGCAGTCAGCTGATTTGTTGACAGCATGCTCAGTTGCGGCGTGAGGCCCTGATCAGCCCGGGATGTCATAGACCAGCTGGTCAAAGGCCAGCAGCGGCGGCTCGCCGGGTGTCGACAGCAGGGCCAGCCGCACGCGCCACTGGGCGCCGGCTGCCGCTGGCTGATTCTCCTGCCGCCATGCCTCCAGCGTGGCGGCGAGGGTCGTCGCCGAGTCCGGCGCCAGCAGCAGCTCAGGCGCCATCAGCACCGGCAGCACCAAGGTCGACCCGCCGGCCTCGCCTGCCGGGGCACTGGCCTGGATCGGAGCCGCGTAGCTCACCTCGATGCTCACCCGATAACCGTCGGGCTGCTCGCCGAAGAGGGCGTCGAAGCCGTTCTGCAGCGCCTGGGCGACGTCGACGCCGGTCAGCGGCAGCTGCTCGGTCCACCGCAGGCTCGGGCGGGCCACGTCGAGCTGGCTCACTGGCGACCTGAGCACCAGCGCCGGCGAGGTCACCGTCCCAGCCCGCAGCTCGGCGTTGCGCTCGACCCTGACGCTGACTCGAGCGTCAGGACGAGGCGCCGCGCGGACACCCGGCCACTCCAGCCGCAACGTCATCGGACCCGGCGCTGCCGGGCGGTCGGCAGCGGTGTACTCGCGACTTCCCGCG
It encodes the following:
- a CDS encoding beta-ketoacyl-ACP synthase III, whose protein sequence is MSRAAVVCGVGSYLPPNLVSNEELAARVGSSDEWIRSRTGITQRYFATTGMATSDLAVEAGARALKSSGDSSVDSVVLATATPDHPSPATAPLIATKLGLTGVGAYDLAAVCSGFVYALASAAGMIAIGAADRVLVIGADTYSSVLDFQDRTTSVIFGDGAGAVVLRAGDAEEPGALGPFDLGSDGEGSHMITVRAPGSRQRLSGVPAEPRDQYFYMEGKEVFWRAVQRMAESTKAVLAQAGWSSDDVDWLFSHQANLRIQHSLADVLTISRGHVFSNIAEVGNTAAASVPLALDQAHSTGVLKAGDRVLLTAFGGGLSWGSTLLRWPVLPL